GCGGTAACCTGCTGAGGCCGATGGGTTTCCGTCAGGGTCGGTATGGCCGTCTTTAAGTATGAGAGGACCTGATGTTTAGAGAGCTAGCGGGATGTATCGCCATCTGGAAAGCCTCCTATACTCTGAAAATATATTGTTTTAATAATAAGTAACTTGACTTGAAATCATATTCCTCATAAGATTAAGAACCATTTAACTTTTTAATATATTCTTAACAAGAGGGTTCATATGACATCCCTCCTTAGCCTTGAGGAGCAAATAGTCCTTGCGCTCAACCTCACGTTGGCCCTGGTGTTGAGCAGTGTAATCGGGATGAACCGTGACCGTGTGAATAAATCTGCTGGCTTGCGGACGCACATGCTCACAGGGACCGGATCGTGCCTCTTTACGATTGTGTCGATGTATGCTTTCCCAGATGCGGATTCATCCCGTGTGGCAGCCAATATCGTGACGGGTATAGGCTTCCTCGGTGGGGGCATTATTATCCAGCGCAAAAATGAAACTTATGATGTGACCACTGCCGCAGGTGTATGGGCGACGGCAGCGATAGGGATGGCGGTCGGCGTGGGGGCGTGGTTCCTGGCGATTTATGCGACGATCATGGTCTGGGTGACGCTGGCTTTACTGAAACGCGTAAAGACTGTGAAGTTGCCCTTTAACACAGGGCGTGATGAGAATGATGACCTGACCCCACTCAACAGTGCGCCGACTGTGATTCCGTCCAGGCCGGAGAAATCGCGTTATTATCGCAAACAAGGAGCGGTCATCAATCAGTAGGTCTTCTGTAGGTATCGCCGCCCTCTTATGAGAGGCCATGTTCAGACGTTCTTGCGTTTGCGGCGCAATTTGTTGATTTGCTGTTCTTGCTGCACAGTTGCCCACCACATGCCACAAGCTAACCCTGTCGCGACCAGAAAATGGATAGACAACACGGTCGTCACCTGGCCAACGAACAGATCTGGCAAGACGGAAAGCGACAGCAGCATCATCAATATTGCGACAGCACCGGAGATAACGATCGCTGCCCATGACAGCCAGGGGTGATGCAGCAAACGGCTTGCTTCACGGACGATCTGTTTGGTCTGTGTTGGCTTGAAGAGCGTCTTGCGGTGGAACCGGAAAGCCAGGATGCCATAAAAGCTCGCCAAGGCAAGCGAAAAGGGCCATAGCGTAAATCCAATTAATGCCTCTAAAAGCATCGTGACCAGGGCCGCGCCAAGCAGCCAACGACTCGCTTGCTGCGTCATGCGCCTTTTGTCGTTGAGGTAGCCCAGTAACGGCCTGTTGCATAAGACAGGGGCTGTTGCAAAGTCATCATAGGCCAGGGCTTGCAGGTCCGTCATAGATACCTGTTCAGGCGCTCTGGCTTGTGACTGCTGAGCTTGCATTTGTTGGAATAGCAGCAGGGCTTCCTGATAATTCTGGGCATCAAAGACGGCTTGGAGGCGTGCATCTGGCATGGCAAATTCTCATGACTACGATCATTTTTATTATAAAGTCATATCGCAGTTGCCTGGCTTAAGATATTTATCAGGGTATTACTTTTCCAGTTCGTCCAATAAATCCAATAGTTCCAGTGGGTTATGGAGAGTGTACTGGGGTACTTCATTGGCATCGACCGGGATTTTGTTACGACGTGGGGACCAATTTAGCCATACGCTGATGAGGCCAAGTTCATTTGCGCCTTTCACATCGCGTTCCAGCACATTGCCGACCATCACCACACGCCCATAATCGCCTTCTTCAATGCCGAGCTGCTCTAGCGCACACCGGAACATACGGGCATCTGGCTTGCTGACGCCGACCGTTTCAGAAATAGCGTAAGCGTCGAACAGATTATAGAGATCATAGGGGCCGAGGTTATTGGTGAAGGTATCACAGGGACCATCTGCGACGAGGGCCAACGGATAGCCGCGGGCCTTGAGTGCTTTAACCAAATCCGCTGCGCCTGGGATGAGTTCTGCACGTAAGGAAACGCCTTCAGGTGTTTTCACTTCCGTGGCTTCATCGACCAGCGTATCTCCACAGTCGAGGCAAACGGCCAGAATTTTTCGGTTCATCATTCGTGCTTTCTTTATGGTTACTGTGGGTACAACGTTAGCGTAAACCCGTTAAACATCACCCTATTGTAACCAACTTGCGCGCATCCAAAGGGTGAACTTACTCGTTACTTTGCCTATGATTAACCTCTTTAAGCTTTGTTGACCTGACTTGGCGGCCTTTCTGCAAAGGTGTAAACTGCACGGTTAATTACTGACCAACTACAAGGAGCCATCGAGATGCGCCAACCCTGGCACGCTGTCGCTCAAAACCTGGTTGATGTCGCCATGGGGCGGCAATTTGCGGAAATGGTCATTCGGAATGGACGTTGGGTCAATGTGCATACACGAGAAGTCATCCCCAATATAGATATCGCGGTTCACAGCGGGCGTATTGCTTATGTTGGCCCGGATGCTGAATACTGCATTGGCGATGAGACAACCGTCATCCATGCGGAAGGTGCCTATTTGGTGCCGGGCCTAACAGATGCTCATATGCATGTCGAGAGCAGCATGTGTACGATAACGGAGTATGTGCGGACGGTTTTGCCGCATGGTACGACGGCTATCTTCGCAGACCCGCACGAAATCGCGAATGTCTTTGGCCTGGATGGCGTCCGGATGATGGTCGATGAAGCGGCGGAAATGCCGATTAACGTCTTCGTACAGATGCCTTCCTGTGTGCCTTCCGCCCCAGGTTTGGAGCGCCCTGGGGCCAGCATCACAGCGGAAGATGTCGCGGAGGCCATGCAGTGGCCCGGTATCATCGGCCTGGGCGAGATGATGAACTTCCCTGGTGTGTTCAACAACGACCCTGCAATGCATGACATCATGGCAGAGACAGCCAAAGCCGGTAAAACCATCGGCGGCCATTATGCCAGCCCGGACCTGGGCCGCCCGTTCCATGCTTATATTGCAGGTGGTCCGGCGGATGATCACGAGAATACCCGCGAAATGGATGCTATCGAACGGGCGCGGCGCGGTATGCGGCCTATGATGCGGCTCGGTAGTGCTTGGTACGACATCGAAGCACAGGTTACGGCCATCACAGAAAAAGGGCTGGATCCGCGCAGCTTTATCTTGTGTACGGATGATGTCCATGCCGGGACGCTTGTTGAAGAAGGGCACATGGACCGTGTCCTGCGTCATACGGTGGCGCTGGGCCTGGACCCCCTGGTTGCGATCCAGATGATGACGATTAACACAGCCCAGCACTTCGGCGTTGATCGTGATTTAGGCAGTATAGCACCGGGGCGCTATGCCGATATTGTATTGACCGATAGCCTGGAAGCTTTTAAAGCTAAGACGGTCATTGCGGCGGGGCAAGTGGTCGTGGTCGAGGGTGAGCTTGCAATTGATTTGCCCCCTTATGCACATGCGGATCGCTTTAAGCAGTCAGTCAACCTGGGGCCGCTGGCCTATGTGCAGCCGGATGCATTTAAAGTGCCTTCTGCCCATAATCCGACGGTGACCGTGAACGCGATTGGTGTCATTGAAAACCAAGCGCCAACGCGGCATATGCGCGTGGCGTTACCCGTCAAAAATGGTGAAGTGCTGCCGGATATGGGCCAGAATGTGGCTCGCATCGCCTTGCTTGAGCGTCATAAGGGTACAGGCGACTTGGTTAATGGCTTTGTGCATGGCTTGGGCCTGGATGTGCCCTGCGCGATAGCAGCGACAGTTGCCCATGACAGCCATCATCTGATCGTCGTCGGCACGGATACCGGCGATATGGCAAAGGCTGTCGCGCGTTTATCGGAAGTCGGCGGCGGGGTTGTCGTCATGCGCGAAGGGGCGGAACTCGCCCTGGTGGAACTACCCATCGGCGGCCTGATGAGCAATGAACGCGCTGAAATCGTCGCTCAGAAATCCGCGGCTATGGTGCAGGCCATGCGCGATTGTGGCTGCACGCTCAACAACGCCTATATGCAATTTAGCTTGCTGGCGCTGGTCGTCATCCCTGAAATCCGTATTTCCGACTTAGGCCTCGTCGATGTGACGCAGTTTAAGCATATTCCGGTGATTGCAGACTAGGTTTCTCGCACATAGCGGCCAAAAAAGAGGGATATCATCGTGATGCCCCTCTTTTTGTAACGAGAGCTTATATCCCAACTTTATCCCAAGTATCTGGGATATATCGCTCAATTTCGGCCTCTTGATGCTTATTTACTGGCCCAAAGCAGGCCGCGACGGACCATTTCCTGTGCTTCGTAGACATCAAAATCGCTGTTAACGTGGCCTACAGAGCTGTAAAAGACGCGCCCCGCGCCGTATTGCTTGGTCCAGGTTACAGGCATGACGACACCATCTATCCAGGCGGCGTGGTCGCCAGTGAAGGTGGTCGTTGCCAGCACGTTATTAGCCGGATCTGTGTGCATATAATATTGTTCGGAGTGCATCGCGAAGTCATTCAGGCCAGCCGTGATTTCGTGGTCGTGATTGGTGATCTGCACGGTATAGTCGATGATATTGCCTGGATGCGCGACCCACTGCCCGCCGACCATGAACTGGTATTCGGTGCTATCGCGGAACGAATCGCCCATGGTGCCATGCCAACCAGCCAGGCCCACGCCGCTTTCAATCGCAGCGGTCAAACCCTGGATCTGCTCTTTCTCAATTTTGCTCATCGTCCATACTGGCACGATCAAATCTAGCCCACGTAGCATATCCACATCCGTGAGCACATCCATGTTATCGTATAGAGCCACCTCATAATCGGCCTGCCGCAGCAGCTCGGCAAAACGGGCGGAGGTGTCTTTCGGTTCATGGCCTTCCCAGCCACCCACAAACATCAGTGCTTTTTTCATAATAGTCTTTCCTTAGTTGTGTTTCTTTAAAAGCCAAATATTTAAAACAATGCCAGATCGTGAGCGCGCCCTCATGTGTGTGTCGTATGCTGCTGCCTGATGACACGTGCCGATGAAGGCGCGCTGTGCGATCCATATCGCGATGTGATTTAGTCGATGACGACTAATTCCTGGAAGCCGGAGGTCAGCGGTTCGCCTTTGCCCTCACGCACGACGACGATGTCTTCTACACGTGCGGAAGGCCCTGCATCTTGCAGAATGCTCGGTTCGTCCGTGAACAGCATCCCTGCTTGCAGTGGCGTGTGGTCGCTGGCTGTCAGGAAGGGCGGCTCGTGGACATCCATGCCGATGCCGTGGCCCAGACGATGGCGGAACAGCGGCCCCATTCCCGCTTCTTCGATGACACTGCGCGCAGCGGCGTCGGCTTCTGCGGTGGTGTTGCCCACCTTAAGCGCAGCCATGCCCGCGGCTTGTGCGGCCATCACAAGGCCGTGTACTTTGATAATTTCGTCATTCGGCTCCCCAAACCAGACGGTACGCCCGAAGTCGTAGCAGTAATCATCCAGGATAGCGCCGAAGTCGAACAGGATAGCGACCGGCGGCTCTAAGACACGCGGCATCGTTTCTAGCCGTTTGCCCAGGACGAGCGGGTGATTTACGCCGGAGTTATACAGGGAGGTGGTGAAGCTCTCGCCCAGGGAGCCATGCTTACGCAGTTGATAATTGACTTCCGTCATGACTTCAAGCTCGGTCATGCCGTGCTTCAGATTCTTGATGGTATCCGCGAAGGCGGCCTCTGTGATGGCCCCCGCTTTACGTAGGATGTCAATTTCTTCTTCGCTCTTAATGACGCGCCGCTTGCGGGTGATTGTTGTGCCAGAGACGAACTTAACACCAGGGAGCATCTCCTGTAGATGGATGAGCGTTTCGCCATGGGTGCGGTCCCCAACGGCGATAGTTGGTGATTCTGGCAGGTCCATCTGCTTGAGGATTTTTGCGACCATTTCCGCCGGGTCACCATGATCACCCAGGACGAGTAGTTCAACATCACTGCTGCCGATCAAGCCGCCGAACTCCGCTGTCATACGAGGCAATGTCAGGACAGGGGGTTTGTTCGGGGCGATCCAGCCACCTTCCAGCCATCCGCCAGGGTGCATCGTCCAACCATAGTTGGGGATGTCGCGAGGTACGCCTGTCAGGTAGTTCAAATCGGCTGAGATGGGGAAAAAGGCCAGGTCCGCCTGCCCTTCTAGGTCTTGCTGGAATTGCGTCATTCGGGCTTTGTAATCAAGCATAGTGTGATTTCCTCAAGAGATAGTGCTGGGGGCGATCCCCGACTGTCAACAGATTGTTCTGAGTCTACCGGAGCGCTCGTTATTCTGCTATGTCCATATTCGTGTGAATAGGATTGTGTGCCGGTTGATCTGCCAGGGGTATGAATGCCTATGTTACAAGAACACCGGGATAAATGTGCCCAACGTGTGATTGTGCCGAATCGCGGCCTGGGCTATGCTGGTTTGAGTGATGCCTCAAGGCAAAGGACACGGAGTAAAGGATGCCGAACATGAAACGATTGATCAGGCTTATCTGTATCGGGCTGATGCTGGTAGGAGGCCCTGTCCTTGCACAGAGTACCTCTCCGACACCTGTGGCGCCCTCGCCCCAATTCGCCACAGAGGCCACAGTCGCCAGCGTCGATGTCTACCGCCTGAATGTGCGCAGTGCACCATCGACAAATGGCCTGGTGCTGACGATCATCGAGTATGGCAGCATCTATCCCATTGTGCAGAAAAGCGAAGATGGTGAATGGTATCTGCTGCAGATCGGTAACTTCCAAGGGTGGGTCAGTGCAGAGTTGGTGATTGCTGCCAATACGGAGGATTTGCTGTCCCTGCAAGAGATACGAGAGCAGCAGATACAGACTGCTGTCGAGAGCTTCCTGGCGAATACGTTTAACACGGTGACGACGACTGGCAACCTGAATATGCGCACAGGCCCCAGCACGAACTTCCCCATTGTTGGGCGCATCCCGGAGGGTGGGCGCGCTGCTCTGGTGGCTCGTAATGCTTATGGCACCTGGTGGCAGGTGAATTATGGCGGCCTTGTTGGGTGGGTGAGTGGCGGCTTTCTCGTCTTTAGCACCAATACGGATCTCTCCCTAGTGCCCGTGCAATAATCCCTGATTATGTGATGGGCGTGTCATCTCGCTTTTCAGGGATCATAAAGCCTTCTGCCAGCACCGTCGCCATCTTTGTGATGGCCTTGCCAATGATCGGCATCAGCAGCAGGGGGCGCAGCATCTTGAGCGCGTCTTCAATGAAATCGATGAGCTTATAAGTGGCGCGTTGTTGCGGCGTCTGGTCATATAGCCAGAACAGCATAACCAGCACATGCCCTGTCGCTAACATCGTGCCCAGGCTGCCAATCAGGGCGTCTCTGGGGCGGTCTGTAGCGCCTTCTACCATTGCCTGGAAGTGATGGGTCATCTCACGGCGCATGGCACTGAGGCGCTCCGCTAAAGGCGATTGGCCTTCTTCAAGCGAAGAAGCAAAGAGGGCGGCTATCGCACTGCGTTGCGGGGCACAGCGGGCAATGCTGGCTTTTAAAATTGTGACGTAGCGCTCTGCTAGAGTCTGGAATGGGAGCTGTGCCATCTGCTGGAGCATAGCGGCGTTGAGTGCTTCGTAATGGGCAAGGGCAACAGCTTCTTTGCTATCGTAATAGTGATAGACCAGCCCCAGCGAACAGCCTGCTGTGGTCGCGATTTCTCGCATCGTGGTCTGTGCATAGCTCTGGGCGGCAAAATGCCCCAGCGCTGCTTGTAAGATGCGTTCGCGGGTTTGTTCACCTCGGGTCATCATTTGTGCTCCTGACTGCGCTTGCGCTGTCAATGTCACTGGTGAAGAGGGGGAAGTCCGGTTGGTTGGCGTCTCTGGCACAGAAAGATGCTCGCAATCTGTCATAGGCAGGTTGCGCTCAATCTAGCACGGAGCATGAGGCGGGTCAAGCAACAGCCTGGGCCAGATGTTACTTCTTCAGCACAGAGGCCTACTCAACGGGTCAATGTCGTTTCTGGCTCGTCTTCACCTGGTTGATATATGTCGCCAAAAGGTGCGGACCTCTTTTGTGGTGTTTCCGGGGTATAAGGCATCTTGAGGGTGAAGGTCGTCCCACGATCTACTTCGCTGGTGACGCTGACCGTGCCAAAATGTGCCTCCGCGACGAAGCGTACCAAACTCAGCCCCACGCCAATGCCCCCTTTATGCACATTCCGAGCTGGGTCTGCCCGATAAAACAGATCAAAGATATAAGGCAGATGCACAGATGCAATGCCTTCACCATCATCGCTGACGATAAGGGATATGGTGTCCAGTTTACAGACGGCTTCCATCGTGATCGTGCCGCCTGGGCGTGTGTGCATGAGGGCGTTATCCATCAGACTGCGTAGTGCAAGCTGAATTTTGATGGCGTCCATATTCATGGTGATGTTGCGATCACAATTTTTAACGATGAGAGCAATATGGTGTGCGGCAGCTACAGAGCGATATGCGAGCATGATTTGATCGAGCTGGAACGCGACCGAAGCCGGGGCAAAATGCATATCCGCTAGATCTGCGATAGCTGTCAGGCCATCTAGCTGCTTGGACATGCGCTGAACATATTGGTGGATTGTATCCATATGTGGTTGCAGGGTTTTCTGTGCGACTGCCTCGCTTTTACGCTCAATAAGATAGCGATTGGTTTCGATGTTCGAGAGCGATGTCCGAAAATCGTGCGAGAGTGCATGGACGAATTCCTGCGTTAAGTGCATTCGATCACGCTGCATTTCTAGCAGATGGCTCTGCTCCTCTGACTTTTTGCGCGATGTAACTTCTCGTCCGACGCCATAAACACGCAGTACCTTCCCTGTTTCAGGGTCGAACTCCGGCTTCCGCGTGACTTCTAACCAGCCCAATTCTTTGTTTGCTTTGTAATAGCGGACCTGACAAACTGTCGTCTCGCCTTCAAAGGCGCGTTCCAATGCCTCACGCAGAATATGGACATCTTCGCTGAAAGTGACCTCTCCAGAAACATCTTGCGTGTTGGTGCTTTTTGTTTGGGAATAGCCCGTCAACCGCTCGAAGGAATCCGTTATCCATTCAATATGCGTACTGCCGTCAGGCTCCCGGCGCATAGAGTACGCATAATCAGATACCAACTCGGAGACTTTACGATAGCGATCTTCACTGATCTGGATGCGCTGGCGAATATTACGATCCAGATAATTGCGATGGGCAATGAAGATCATGACGATAGTCGTGATAATGATGTAGTTTGGCAAAATCCATTCTGTGATTTCTGCCGATTTCGCTGGCAGAGACCCCTGTGCGATGAGCAGAAGCAGTATGACATGCACGACCGCGATGCTGAACACATAACGCATGGGCAAAATGGACGAGGCAAATACCAGTACGATCAGATAATAGTAAAAGGTATCGGCTTCTATTGTGA
The Phototrophicus methaneseepsis DNA segment above includes these coding regions:
- a CDS encoding M24 family metallopeptidase, translated to MLDYKARMTQFQQDLEGQADLAFFPISADLNYLTGVPRDIPNYGWTMHPGGWLEGGWIAPNKPPVLTLPRMTAEFGGLIGSSDVELLVLGDHGDPAEMVAKILKQMDLPESPTIAVGDRTHGETLIHLQEMLPGVKFVSGTTITRKRRVIKSEEEIDILRKAGAITEAAFADTIKNLKHGMTELEVMTEVNYQLRKHGSLGESFTTSLYNSGVNHPLVLGKRLETMPRVLEPPVAILFDFGAILDDYCYDFGRTVWFGEPNDEIIKVHGLVMAAQAAGMAALKVGNTTAEADAAARSVIEEAGMGPLFRHRLGHGIGMDVHEPPFLTASDHTPLQAGMLFTDEPSILQDAGPSARVEDIVVVREGKGEPLTSGFQELVVID
- a CDS encoding ThuA domain-containing protein, which gives rise to MKKALMFVGGWEGHEPKDTSARFAELLRQADYEVALYDNMDVLTDVDMLRGLDLIVPVWTMSKIEKEQIQGLTAAIESGVGLAGWHGTMGDSFRDSTEYQFMVGGQWVAHPGNIIDYTVQITNHDHEITAGLNDFAMHSEQYYMHTDPANNVLATTTFTGDHAAWIDGVVMPVTWTKQYGAGRVFYSSVGHVNSDFDVYEAQEMVRRGLLWASK
- a CDS encoding sensor histidine kinase → MTQQPSFEQLPPFLRKIAHWVYQRAFAFWQRWGEPTVKIEDEMKRSHVRFVSASMLSMALLMGVGLPLRYLVLPDNELIVRRVFLAIGASFVLLFFQRLVQRGYYQLGIIVSITLATVIITLTSLTFTIEADTFYYYLIVLVFASSILPMRYVFSIAVVHVILLLLIAQGSLPAKSAEITEWILPNYIIITTIVMIFIAHRNYLDRNIRQRIQISEDRYRKVSELVSDYAYSMRREPDGSTHIEWITDSFERLTGYSQTKSTNTQDVSGEVTFSEDVHILREALERAFEGETTVCQVRYYKANKELGWLEVTRKPEFDPETGKVLRVYGVGREVTSRKKSEEQSHLLEMQRDRMHLTQEFVHALSHDFRTSLSNIETNRYLIERKSEAVAQKTLQPHMDTIHQYVQRMSKQLDGLTAIADLADMHFAPASVAFQLDQIMLAYRSVAAAHHIALIVKNCDRNITMNMDAIKIQLALRSLMDNALMHTRPGGTITMEAVCKLDTISLIVSDDGEGIASVHLPYIFDLFYRADPARNVHKGGIGVGLSLVRFVAEAHFGTVSVTSEVDRGTTFTLKMPYTPETPQKRSAPFGDIYQPGEDEPETTLTR
- a CDS encoding MgtC/SapB family protein, which encodes MTSLLSLEEQIVLALNLTLALVLSSVIGMNRDRVNKSAGLRTHMLTGTGSCLFTIVSMYAFPDADSSRVAANIVTGIGFLGGGIIIQRKNETYDVTTAAGVWATAAIGMAVGVGAWFLAIYATIMVWVTLALLKRVKTVKLPFNTGRDENDDLTPLNSAPTVIPSRPEKSRYYRKQGAVINQ
- a CDS encoding HAD family hydrolase is translated as MMNRKILAVCLDCGDTLVDEATEVKTPEGVSLRAELIPGAADLVKALKARGYPLALVADGPCDTFTNNLGPYDLYNLFDAYAISETVGVSKPDARMFRCALEQLGIEEGDYGRVVMVGNVLERDVKGANELGLISVWLNWSPRRNKIPVDANEVPQYTLHNPLELLDLLDELEK
- a CDS encoding SH3 domain-containing protein, whose protein sequence is MKRLIRLICIGLMLVGGPVLAQSTSPTPVAPSPQFATEATVASVDVYRLNVRSAPSTNGLVLTIIEYGSIYPIVQKSEDGEWYLLQIGNFQGWVSAELVIAANTEDLLSLQEIREQQIQTAVESFLANTFNTVTTTGNLNMRTGPSTNFPIVGRIPEGGRAALVARNAYGTWWQVNYGGLVGWVSGGFLVFSTNTDLSLVPVQ
- the ade gene encoding adenine deaminase, with protein sequence MRQPWHAVAQNLVDVAMGRQFAEMVIRNGRWVNVHTREVIPNIDIAVHSGRIAYVGPDAEYCIGDETTVIHAEGAYLVPGLTDAHMHVESSMCTITEYVRTVLPHGTTAIFADPHEIANVFGLDGVRMMVDEAAEMPINVFVQMPSCVPSAPGLERPGASITAEDVAEAMQWPGIIGLGEMMNFPGVFNNDPAMHDIMAETAKAGKTIGGHYASPDLGRPFHAYIAGGPADDHENTREMDAIERARRGMRPMMRLGSAWYDIEAQVTAITEKGLDPRSFILCTDDVHAGTLVEEGHMDRVLRHTVALGLDPLVAIQMMTINTAQHFGVDRDLGSIAPGRYADIVLTDSLEAFKAKTVIAAGQVVVVEGELAIDLPPYAHADRFKQSVNLGPLAYVQPDAFKVPSAHNPTVTVNAIGVIENQAPTRHMRVALPVKNGEVLPDMGQNVARIALLERHKGTGDLVNGFVHGLGLDVPCAIAATVAHDSHHLIVVGTDTGDMAKAVARLSEVGGGVVVMREGAELALVELPIGGLMSNERAEIVAQKSAAMVQAMRDCGCTLNNAYMQFSLLALVVIPEIRISDLGLVDVTQFKHIPVIAD
- a CDS encoding TetR/AcrR family transcriptional regulator, producing MMTRGEQTRERILQAALGHFAAQSYAQTTMREIATTAGCSLGLVYHYYDSKEAVALAHYEALNAAMLQQMAQLPFQTLAERYVTILKASIARCAPQRSAIAALFASSLEEGQSPLAERLSAMRREMTHHFQAMVEGATDRPRDALIGSLGTMLATGHVLVMLFWLYDQTPQQRATYKLIDFIEDALKMLRPLLLMPIIGKAITKMATVLAEGFMIPEKRDDTPIT